Proteins encoded within one genomic window of Polynucleobacter duraquae:
- a CDS encoding ABC transporter transmembrane domain-containing protein: MPENKMPASNKLKALKTLLPFIRPYKRQLLLATISLILAAGATLVIPLCFRTIIDQGFSEASQAQINRTFINLFGAAVVLAFASSLRYYLVSWLGERITCDIRKKVYSHIISQSPEFFETQQSGEILSRINNDTTIIQILLGTSISMAVRNLFLLLGGMAMMFITSIQLSLLILFTLLITVIPVVFMGKKVRQLSRNSQDKIALTSAIAGEKINAIFTVQSFANEEKEIKVFNQSIEKSFSASINRSAARGKLTFVAILLGFTSIILVLWLGAYAVSNQEISGGQLTQFFLYAVIVAGAIAALSEVLGDAQRAMGAGERLLELLNSQPKVVSPLSPHIRTQSADKAIHVQIENLSFAYSSNPNLVLSDINLSIQAGEKIALVGPSGSGKTTLFKLIQRFYDPQFGCIKFNDVDIREFKLDDLRRLIGLVPQDISIFSENALENIRYGREDATDAEVHEAAVQAAVDEFISRLPERYESFLGDRGVRLSGGQKQRIAIARALLKNPPLLLLDEATSSLDAESERLVQQALEVAMNGRTTIVIAHRLSTVKKADRIIVMEHGRIIETGNHASLLAQSGLYSQLAKLQFTDI; this comes from the coding sequence ATGCCTGAAAACAAAATGCCAGCAAGCAATAAGCTAAAAGCCTTAAAAACACTTTTACCTTTTATAAGACCCTACAAAAGACAGCTTTTATTAGCAACCATCAGCCTCATTCTTGCCGCCGGTGCAACCCTAGTAATTCCACTTTGTTTTAGAACCATCATTGACCAAGGCTTTAGTGAGGCAAGCCAAGCTCAAATAAACCGTACTTTTATTAATTTGTTCGGCGCGGCAGTCGTATTGGCTTTTGCTAGCTCCTTGCGTTATTACCTCGTGTCATGGCTTGGCGAAAGAATCACTTGCGACATCCGGAAAAAAGTCTACTCCCATATCATTTCTCAAAGCCCTGAGTTTTTTGAGACTCAGCAAAGCGGAGAGATACTCTCTCGCATCAACAATGACACCACCATCATTCAGATCCTCTTAGGTACTAGCATTTCAATGGCGGTCAGGAATCTATTTTTATTGCTTGGCGGCATGGCAATGATGTTCATTACCAGCATTCAACTATCCTTACTGATTTTATTCACCCTCTTGATTACAGTCATTCCCGTCGTCTTCATGGGAAAGAAAGTTCGACAGCTTTCTAGAAACTCTCAAGACAAAATTGCCCTTACATCCGCAATAGCTGGAGAAAAGATTAATGCAATTTTTACGGTGCAATCCTTTGCAAATGAAGAAAAAGAAATCAAAGTCTTTAATCAATCGATTGAAAAATCATTCTCAGCATCAATCAATCGTAGTGCTGCACGAGGAAAACTGACTTTTGTTGCCATCCTTTTAGGTTTTACTAGCATCATCTTGGTCCTATGGCTTGGCGCTTATGCCGTGAGTAATCAGGAAATATCTGGTGGTCAACTCACCCAGTTTTTTCTTTATGCGGTCATTGTTGCTGGTGCTATAGCGGCACTATCTGAAGTTCTTGGAGATGCGCAAAGAGCAATGGGTGCCGGGGAACGACTGCTAGAGCTTTTGAACTCTCAGCCCAAAGTGGTGAGTCCACTATCACCACATATCAGGACTCAAAGTGCAGATAAAGCAATTCATGTTCAGATTGAGAATCTTAGCTTTGCTTACTCATCTAATCCCAATCTCGTCCTGTCTGACATCAATCTATCGATTCAGGCAGGCGAGAAAATTGCTCTAGTGGGCCCTTCGGGATCTGGCAAAACAACGCTCTTTAAATTAATACAACGCTTCTATGACCCCCAATTTGGTTGCATCAAATTTAATGACGTTGATATTAGAGAATTTAAGTTAGATGACTTGAGAAGATTAATTGGTCTTGTGCCACAGGACATCAGCATATTCTCTGAAAATGCCTTAGAAAATATTCGCTATGGAAGGGAAGATGCGACCGATGCTGAAGTACATGAGGCGGCTGTGCAAGCTGCTGTCGATGAGTTTATTTCCAGACTTCCAGAGCGCTACGAATCTTTTTTGGGGGATCGGGGAGTCAGATTATCTGGCGGACAAAAACAGCGCATTGCAATAGCAAGAGCACTACTTAAAAATCCCCCGTTACTACTTTTGGATGAAGCAACGAGCTCTCTAGATGCAGAATCAGAAAGGCTAGTTCAGCAAGCTCTTGAAGTGGCCATGAACGGCAGAACTACCATTGTCATTGCGCATAGACTCTCTACCGTCAAAAAGGCAGATCGGATCATTGTGATGGAGCATGGTCGAATTATTGAGACTGGTAACCACGCAAGCCTGTTAGCTCAATCAGGACTGTATTCGCAACTAGCAAAATTACAATTTACGGATATATAA
- a CDS encoding SOUL family heme-binding protein, with translation MKISPSRILVFLTSVLIASTVMATEEPKFSIIEKSEPFELRAYAPQLIAEVKVEGDLDTASSQGFRLIAAFIFGQNQVSEKISMTVPVGIETAQSTKIAMTVPVGIEASKDSAKGVNQWVFSFVMPSEYTMATLPKPINPLVTIRELPAQKRAAITFSGFYNEAKVLEKTKALEEWVKSKQWQTIGSPQFARYNPPWSIPFMRRNEILITLRD, from the coding sequence ATGAAAATTTCCCCCTCCCGAATCTTAGTATTCCTAACTAGCGTATTGATTGCGAGTACTGTAATGGCCACTGAAGAACCTAAATTTTCTATTATTGAAAAATCAGAACCTTTCGAGCTTCGTGCTTACGCTCCTCAATTGATTGCTGAGGTCAAAGTAGAGGGTGATTTGGATACTGCCTCTAGCCAAGGATTTCGTTTGATAGCCGCTTTCATTTTTGGGCAAAATCAAGTCAGTGAAAAAATTTCTATGACTGTTCCGGTCGGAATAGAAACAGCACAAAGCACTAAGATTGCAATGACTGTCCCGGTGGGTATTGAGGCCAGCAAAGATTCTGCGAAAGGTGTAAATCAGTGGGTATTTTCTTTCGTAATGCCTTCTGAGTACACCATGGCCACGCTGCCAAAACCAATCAATCCCTTGGTGACCATTCGGGAGTTACCTGCGCAAAAACGTGCGGCAATTACCTTCTCTGGGTTTTATAACGAAGCTAAAGTCCTTGAAAAAACTAAGGCTTTAGAAGAGTGGGTCAAAAGTAAGCAATGGCAGACAATCGGAAGCCCCCAATTTGCACGCTATAACCCTCCTTGGTCTATACCCTTCATGCGCCGTAATGAAATTCTGATAACACTTCGGGATTAA
- a CDS encoding ferritin-like domain-containing protein, with protein MLELRGEALAILVSTDPQIKVSRLGHLFDEYQGGRIALNLSEVFDSANLNLPGRPAKPDLVAPKWVPKRKMDTVEGRAILWHSLAHIEFNAMNLALDAIWRFPNMPKAYYEDWLKVAKEESYHFSLINAHLHSFGFSYGDFPAHNSLWEMVERTSDSVIARMALVPRTMEARGLDAVPEIRDRFRQIQDDRAVEILEIILHDEISHVLIGNRWFNFLCTKESLSPITTYRELAEKYRAPTLRGPFNFEAREQAGFSSDELEILESLSEKRTQAA; from the coding sequence ATGCTTGAGTTACGAGGTGAAGCTCTCGCAATCTTGGTAAGTACCGATCCCCAGATCAAGGTCAGTCGGCTAGGGCATTTGTTTGATGAGTATCAAGGTGGGCGCATTGCCTTAAATCTTTCTGAAGTATTTGACTCTGCAAATCTTAATCTTCCTGGACGACCGGCTAAGCCCGATTTAGTGGCGCCAAAGTGGGTTCCCAAAAGAAAAATGGATACGGTTGAAGGTAGGGCTATTCTTTGGCACTCCCTAGCGCATATCGAATTTAATGCCATGAATTTGGCTTTAGATGCCATTTGGCGCTTTCCAAATATGCCCAAGGCTTATTACGAGGACTGGCTAAAGGTTGCCAAGGAAGAGTCATATCACTTCAGTTTGATCAATGCCCATTTACATTCCTTTGGATTTAGCTATGGCGATTTCCCGGCTCACAATAGCCTGTGGGAGATGGTGGAGAGAACTTCGGATTCAGTGATTGCCAGGATGGCGCTGGTTCCTAGAACCATGGAGGCAAGAGGTCTTGATGCTGTTCCAGAGATTCGGGATCGGTTTAGGCAAATTCAAGATGATCGTGCAGTTGAAATCTTAGAGATTATTCTTCATGATGAAATCAGCCATGTACTGATCGGCAATCGTTGGTTTAATTTCCTTTGTACTAAAGAGAGCTTATCCCCGATTACGACTTATCGAGAATTAGCTGAGAAATACCGTGCTCCTACTTTGAGGGGGCCGTTTAATTTTGAGGCGCGTGAGCAAGCTGGCTTTAGCTCCGATGAATTAGAGATACTGGAATCTCTTAGTGAGAAGCGGACGCAAGCAGCATGA
- the tadA gene encoding tRNA adenosine(34) deaminase TadA, with amino-acid sequence MQAELDRQFMQQALDQAKLAGAAGEVPVGAVLVRDGLVISTGFNQPISNSDPSAHAEMMALRTAARDESNYRLPGTTLYVTLEPCTMCAGAMLHARVERVVFGAADPKTGAAGSVLNIFSEKQINHQTQVEGGIMSEECGQILRNFFKERR; translated from the coding sequence ATGCAAGCAGAGCTTGATCGTCAATTTATGCAACAAGCTTTGGATCAAGCCAAGCTCGCAGGCGCGGCCGGTGAGGTGCCTGTAGGTGCCGTCTTGGTTCGGGATGGTCTGGTAATCTCAACAGGCTTTAATCAGCCGATTAGTAATAGCGATCCAAGCGCCCATGCAGAAATGATGGCATTACGTACCGCAGCTCGAGACGAATCAAACTATCGTCTGCCTGGTACAACGCTTTACGTCACCCTAGAACCTTGCACCATGTGTGCTGGAGCGATGCTACATGCCAGAGTGGAGCGCGTGGTATTTGGCGCTGCGGATCCTAAAACTGGTGCCGCAGGAAGTGTGCTCAATATATTCTCGGAAAAACAGATTAACCACCAGACCCAGGTTGAAGGTGGCATCATGAGTGAAGAGTGCGGGCAAATACTGCGTAATTTTTTTAAGGAGCGGCGTTGA
- a CDS encoding B12-binding domain-containing radical SAM protein produces MKILSLIPPMTQLNTPYPSTAYLTGFLRSRGFDAVQDDLALALVLGFFTPQGLWEIKDQALNLPEENRSASVNFFLDYFADYKSTIALAIAFLQGRDSTLAHRINSRTLLPEGPRFTSLDSYDEVDGGDSLAWAFGALGSQDRARHLATLYLNDLSDVLRDAVDERFEFVRYAEALAGSQPTFTPLADALAASPTLMDLYLQELTKSSIEKHQPTLVLLSVPFPGAMYAALRIAQTIKQHYPSIKIVLGGGYVNTELRELTDPRLFDFVDYITLDSGERPLLALLEYLHGKRSAERLVRTFIRTTANEVRYINWKEPDVPFEEVGIATWDGLPLNSYLSLLDMLNPMHRLWSDGRWNKLTVAHGCYWKKCSFCDVSLDYISRYETASASLLVDRIEAIVAETGQTGFHFVDEAAPPKILKALAEELIRRKVVISWWGNIRFEKTFTLELSELLAQSGCIAMSGGLEVASDRLLDLMKKGVSVEQVAQVTKGFSDAGILVHAYLMYGFPTQTVQETVDSLEYVRQLFENGCIQSGFFHRFTCTVHSPVGLDPAAYGIELVPLPPISFAKNDVAFIDPTGVDHDHLGMGLKKAIYNFMHGVGFEAETHQWFDMPGTPKTSLGRNKIAKALRHV; encoded by the coding sequence ATGAAGATCTTGAGTCTGATTCCGCCGATGACGCAGCTCAATACGCCGTATCCATCAACGGCTTATCTCACTGGTTTTTTGCGCTCTCGTGGCTTTGATGCTGTTCAGGATGATTTAGCTTTAGCCCTAGTCCTAGGCTTCTTCACCCCACAGGGTTTGTGGGAGATCAAAGATCAAGCCTTAAATCTCCCCGAAGAAAATCGCAGTGCGAGTGTCAATTTTTTTCTCGATTACTTTGCCGATTACAAAAGTACGATCGCTTTAGCAATTGCATTCTTACAAGGACGAGATAGCACTCTTGCCCATCGCATCAACAGTCGCACTTTATTGCCTGAAGGCCCTCGCTTCACATCTTTAGATTCTTATGATGAAGTGGACGGTGGTGATTCATTGGCATGGGCATTTGGCGCATTAGGCTCTCAAGATCGAGCACGTCATTTGGCTACCCTCTATCTCAACGATTTATCTGACGTTTTGCGGGATGCAGTGGATGAGCGTTTTGAATTTGTTCGTTATGCAGAAGCCTTGGCAGGTAGTCAGCCTACTTTTACCCCCTTAGCAGATGCCTTAGCAGCCAGCCCTACATTAATGGATTTGTATCTACAGGAGCTCACAAAGTCCTCAATAGAAAAGCATCAGCCCACTTTAGTATTGTTATCAGTGCCATTTCCAGGAGCAATGTATGCTGCATTGCGAATTGCTCAAACTATCAAACAGCATTACCCCAGCATCAAAATTGTTCTTGGTGGTGGCTACGTTAATACTGAGTTGCGTGAGCTCACTGACCCACGCCTGTTTGATTTTGTTGACTACATTACCCTTGACTCTGGTGAGCGACCTTTGCTTGCACTCTTAGAATATTTACATGGCAAGCGTTCTGCAGAAAGATTGGTTCGTACCTTTATCCGAACTACTGCTAATGAAGTGCGTTATATCAACTGGAAAGAGCCTGATGTGCCTTTTGAAGAGGTAGGCATTGCCACGTGGGATGGTCTACCACTCAATTCTTATTTATCTTTATTGGATATGCTTAACCCCATGCATCGCTTATGGAGTGATGGGCGTTGGAATAAGCTCACGGTTGCGCATGGCTGCTATTGGAAGAAATGCAGCTTTTGTGATGTCAGTCTAGATTACATTTCTCGTTATGAAACAGCTTCAGCAAGTCTATTGGTCGATCGTATCGAAGCGATTGTTGCGGAGACTGGTCAGACGGGATTTCATTTTGTAGATGAGGCTGCGCCACCGAAGATCTTGAAAGCCCTTGCTGAAGAACTCATTCGGCGTAAGGTGGTAATTTCTTGGTGGGGCAATATTCGTTTTGAAAAGACCTTTACTCTAGAGCTATCTGAGTTGTTAGCACAAAGTGGTTGTATTGCGATGTCCGGCGGCTTGGAAGTTGCTTCCGACAGACTTCTCGATCTCATGAAAAAAGGGGTCTCAGTTGAGCAGGTGGCGCAAGTGACAAAAGGCTTTTCAGATGCAGGTATTTTGGTGCACGCCTATCTAATGTATGGTTTCCCAACGCAAACCGTTCAAGAAACTGTCGACTCGCTAGAGTATGTTCGTCAGCTTTTTGAGAATGGCTGTATTCAGAGTGGCTTTTTCCATCGATTTACTTGCACAGTCCATTCCCCAGTAGGGCTTGATCCAGCAGCCTATGGAATCGAACTCGTCCCATTGCCGCCTATTAGTTTTGCTAAGAATGATGTTGCCTTTATCGATCCCACAGGTGTAGATCACGATCATCTTGGTATGGGCCTCAAAAAGGCGATCTATAACTTTATGCATGGCGTAGGTTTTGAGGCGGAAACCCATCAGTGGTTTGATATGCCTGGTACTCCAAAAACCTCGCTGGGACGCAATAAAATAGCTAAAGCTTTGAGGCATGTATAA
- a CDS encoding LD-carboxypeptidase: MKSIHLIAPSGASLDTRSPIAGIEWLQKQGIEVLNVACVDRVDQRFAGSDAERLAEINQLATLSPDSVAVAMRGGYGLHRLLPDIEWSSISKAIKSGLQICGHSDFTVFQLGLLAKTGAVTLAGPMLNFDFACQGEQGEGVTPNAFMWAHFQKAIEDRKLDCTIQAAQPFLRKPASGQASGMLWGGNLTVLAGLVGTPYLPNQQQTQGGILFLEDVNEHPYRIERMLMQLLDAGILTNQSGILLGGFSAYRLYDNDRGYALETAIEVISKRLPENIPVLTGLPFGHQAEKLTLPVGAQAHIQYDVSGFTIHSTW, translated from the coding sequence TTGAAGTCCATTCATTTAATTGCTCCATCTGGAGCTAGCCTAGATACACGCAGCCCAATAGCTGGAATCGAGTGGCTTCAGAAGCAGGGTATTGAAGTTCTCAATGTCGCTTGTGTAGATCGAGTTGATCAACGTTTTGCTGGCTCGGATGCTGAGCGTTTAGCTGAAATCAATCAACTTGCCACGCTCTCTCCCGATAGCGTTGCTGTAGCTATGCGTGGCGGTTACGGATTGCATCGCTTGCTCCCGGATATTGAGTGGAGCTCCATTAGTAAGGCTATTAAGAGTGGCTTACAAATTTGCGGACACAGTGATTTCACAGTTTTCCAGTTGGGCTTGTTAGCTAAAACTGGTGCAGTCACTCTGGCTGGACCTATGCTCAATTTTGATTTTGCTTGCCAGGGCGAGCAGGGTGAGGGCGTTACTCCTAATGCATTTATGTGGGCGCATTTTCAGAAAGCAATTGAAGATCGTAAATTAGATTGCACTATCCAAGCCGCGCAACCCTTTTTAAGAAAGCCTGCCTCAGGCCAAGCGTCAGGAATGCTCTGGGGTGGAAACTTAACAGTGCTGGCAGGTTTGGTTGGAACGCCTTACTTGCCAAATCAGCAGCAAACTCAAGGCGGGATTTTATTTCTGGAGGATGTCAATGAACATCCATATCGGATTGAGCGGATGCTGATGCAATTATTAGATGCAGGCATATTAACTAATCAAAGTGGCATCCTCTTGGGTGGATTCTCGGCCTATCGTCTTTATGACAATGATCGTGGTTACGCACTAGAAACTGCCATTGAAGTAATTAGTAAGCGTCTTCCTGAGAATATTCCCGTATTAACAGGATTACCGTTTGGGCATCAAGCTGAGAAGCTCACTTTGCCAGTGGGTGCGCAAGCCCACATTCAATATGATGTATCGGGATTTACTATTCACTCAACCTGGTAA
- the queE gene encoding 7-carboxy-7-deazaguanine synthase: MYTVKELFPTLQGEGAHAGRAAVFCRFSGCNLWSGREEDRAAAVCQFCDTDFVGSDGAGGGKFETASLLADTIEDVWSSTSAGPQQRYVVFTGGEPLLQLDTALIDALHAKGFAIAIETNGTIKVPKGVDWVCVSPKAGSELIVLQADEMKLVIPQAGHASIETLLARFEKMDYRNRFLQAMDGPNLQENLALAVRLCQKRPLWRLSVQTHKIIGIR, translated from the coding sequence ATGTATACCGTAAAAGAACTCTTTCCAACCCTTCAGGGTGAGGGCGCCCACGCTGGTCGTGCGGCTGTATTTTGCCGATTTTCTGGTTGCAATCTATGGAGCGGTCGCGAAGAAGATCGTGCTGCTGCAGTTTGTCAATTTTGCGATACCGACTTTGTTGGGAGTGATGGCGCTGGCGGTGGAAAGTTTGAAACTGCCTCTCTATTGGCCGACACCATTGAAGACGTATGGAGCAGCACCTCTGCGGGACCACAACAACGTTACGTTGTCTTTACTGGTGGCGAGCCACTACTACAGCTTGATACTGCCTTGATTGATGCTTTGCATGCCAAGGGCTTTGCCATTGCCATTGAGACGAATGGAACAATCAAGGTGCCCAAGGGAGTTGATTGGGTATGCGTTAGTCCTAAGGCTGGCTCTGAACTCATTGTGTTGCAAGCCGATGAGATGAAGTTGGTAATACCTCAGGCTGGACACGCCTCTATCGAAACCTTATTAGCTCGGTTTGAGAAGATGGATTATCGCAATCGCTTCTTGCAAGCTATGGATGGTCCAAATCTCCAAGAAAACCTCGCATTAGCAGTTCGCCTCTGTCAGAAACGTCCCTTGTGGCGCTTAAGTGTTCAGACCCATAAGATCATTGGTATCCGATAA
- the queD gene encoding 6-carboxytetrahydropterin synthase QueD, producing MTAKQEAISITRRLEFDSGHRIPNHDGQCRHLHGHRYAIEVTLTGVIADHPGKADDGMVLDFGDIKRLTNQYVVEPWDHAFLVAKEDAGLVDYLNSIPNHKTVVMEHVPTVENLASAAFRVLQPVFEKAFDGRLKLASIRLYETPNCWADVSHS from the coding sequence ATGACCGCAAAGCAAGAAGCTATTTCTATCACTCGTCGACTTGAGTTTGATTCAGGTCATCGCATTCCGAATCATGATGGTCAGTGTCGTCACCTACATGGCCATCGCTATGCAATTGAAGTCACGCTAACCGGTGTGATTGCAGATCATCCTGGCAAGGCGGATGATGGCATGGTCTTGGACTTTGGAGATATCAAGCGCCTTACCAATCAATATGTAGTTGAGCCCTGGGATCATGCGTTTCTGGTGGCTAAAGAAGATGCTGGATTGGTAGATTATTTAAATTCTATCCCTAACCATAAGACGGTGGTGATGGAGCATGTACCCACTGTTGAGAATTTGGCCAGTGCTGCCTTTAGAGTATTGCAGCCAGTTTTTGAAAAAGCTTTTGATGGTCGACTTAAGTTAGCATCTATTCGTCTTTATGAAACTCCCAATTGTTGGGCTGACGTTTCTCACTCATAA
- the bchI gene encoding magnesium chelatase ATPase subunit I codes for MALNFPFTAIVSQAEMKLAIILCTIDPSIGGVLIFGDRGTGKSTTIRSLASLLPEMKSVAACHYHCDPDSTNLCTDCLAKKASGQKLSSQLIPVPVVDLPLGATEDRVVGALDIEKALTQGIKSFEPGLLAKANRGYLYIDEVNLLEDHLVDLLIDVAASGENIIEREGLSIRHPARFVLIGSGNPEEGELRPQMLDRFGLSIEVRTPSDFKERVSIIKKRDEFERNPEQFIAQCQEEELELKKKISKSKKMLDKVEVDDSLLELATKLCAHLGTDGLRGELTVLRAVRALAAFEGKKKANLEHLKKIAPIALGHRLRRNPLDDSSSNVRIERAMQEFFADTSK; via the coding sequence ATGGCCCTTAATTTTCCGTTCACAGCAATAGTCTCACAAGCTGAAATGAAGCTTGCCATCATACTCTGTACAATCGATCCTTCTATTGGTGGGGTGCTGATTTTTGGTGATCGCGGTACAGGAAAATCTACCACCATTCGCTCCTTAGCTTCCTTGTTGCCCGAGATGAAGTCGGTTGCCGCTTGCCACTATCACTGTGATCCAGACTCTACTAATCTTTGTACAGACTGCTTGGCCAAAAAAGCGAGCGGGCAAAAACTGTCATCACAGCTAATTCCTGTACCTGTCGTTGACTTGCCCTTGGGAGCAACTGAAGATAGGGTGGTTGGTGCCTTAGATATTGAGAAAGCGCTGACACAGGGGATTAAGTCATTTGAGCCAGGGCTGCTAGCTAAAGCAAATCGTGGTTACCTGTATATCGATGAAGTCAATTTGCTTGAGGATCACTTAGTAGATCTCCTGATTGATGTTGCCGCCTCTGGCGAAAATATTATTGAGCGCGAGGGCTTAAGTATTCGGCACCCGGCACGATTTGTTTTGATTGGAAGCGGTAATCCTGAAGAGGGCGAGCTTCGCCCACAAATGCTGGATCGCTTTGGACTATCCATCGAAGTACGAACTCCTTCGGACTTTAAAGAGCGGGTATCGATCATCAAAAAGCGTGATGAATTTGAGCGCAATCCCGAACAATTTATTGCTCAATGCCAAGAGGAAGAATTAGAGCTGAAGAAAAAAATTAGTAAGTCGAAAAAAATGCTGGATAAAGTTGAGGTTGATGACAGTCTACTGGAGCTGGCAACCAAGCTTTGCGCACACTTGGGCACAGATGGCTTAAGGGGTGAGCTTACTGTATTGAGAGCAGTAAGGGCCCTTGCTGCATTTGAGGGTAAGAAAAAAGCAAACTTAGAGCACTTAAAGAAAATTGCCCCTATTGCACTAGGCCATCGTCTACGCCGTAACCCCCTAGATGACAGTAGCTCCAATGTGCGCATTGAGCGCGCGATGCAAGAATTCTTTGCTGATACATCGAAGTGA
- a CDS encoding BLUF domain-containing protein — MSKLIELTYVSEPVQGMSFLGLMRLLYHSYLRNLRLEITGALIFENNQFGQVIEGPEDVIDALWEKIQKDDRHKNIRLVERKSISARSFEKWTMVFQGDKELFKGLPEVSAAIEEVNFPVGHPLLAALRGEGKN; from the coding sequence ATGTCAAAACTGATTGAATTAACCTATGTAAGTGAACCCGTTCAAGGGATGTCCTTTTTAGGTCTCATGCGCCTTCTCTATCACTCCTATTTGAGAAACCTCAGATTAGAAATTACTGGCGCACTCATCTTTGAAAATAATCAATTTGGGCAAGTGATTGAGGGACCCGAGGATGTGATTGATGCATTGTGGGAAAAAATTCAAAAAGATGATCGCCATAAAAATATTCGATTAGTAGAGAGAAAAAGTATTAGCGCTAGGAGCTTTGAAAAGTGGACTATGGTTTTTCAGGGTGATAAGGAATTATTTAAAGGCTTACCCGAGGTAAGCGCTGCTATCGAGGAAGTGAATTTTCCAGTTGGTCACCCCCTGTTGGCGGCTTTACGGGGTGAGGGAAAAAACTAA